From Campylobacter showae:
ATACGATCATCGGCCTTGGCAGCGCGGTTTTTATTTACTTTTTCGGATTTGAGATTTTAGAGCTTTTAAACGTCCCTGAGCAGCTTCGCGCCCAGAGTTTTGGCTACTTGCATATGCTTGGTATCGCGCTAGCCTTTGACGGTATCGGCATGGTGCTTGCAGCCGTGCTTCGCGTTTATAACTTCGCCACCGCCGTTATGCTGGTTTCTTTGCTTATGAACGTCATCACTCTTTGCGGCAACGCCATCGCGCTTTTTGGCTGGCTGGGACTACCCAACTACGGCCTCTACGGCGTCGCGGTATCGACGGTCGTGGGGCGCCTAGTGGGCATTATCGTGCTATTTTTGATCCTGACTCGCTACGCGAAAGTTAATATTTTCTTCAAGCGTCTATTTAGCCTGCCGTTTGCGATCTTGCGTAAAATTTTATCCGTCGGGCTTCCGAGCGCGGGCGAAAATTTGCTCTGGATGGCGCAGTATATGGTGGCTTTCGGCTTTGTAGCGAGCATGGGCGAGGCTAGTCTAAACGTGCAGACCATTTACTTTCAGATCACGCTTTTGATCCTACTTTGCGGAGCCAGCATCAGCGTCGCAAACGAAGTCATCGTCGGCCACCTAGTCGGCGCGATGAGATTTGACGAGGCATACTCGCGCACTTTCCGCGCGCTTCGCATCGGCTTTGTCGCGACTCTAGCGGTCGTTTTGGCGGCATATTTCGGTAAATTTGAGATCATGGAGCGGTTAAATTTAACCGAGGAGCTAAAGGCCGTCATGCTGCCGCTTTTTACCCTTTCTATCGCGCTTGAGACGGGACGAACGTTTAACATCGTCATCGTAAACGCCCTGCGCGCGAGCGGGGATGCTAAATTTCCGCTGATGACGGGCGCGGTGTTTATGTGGGGCGTGAGCCTGCCGCTGGGATATTATCTAGGCATCGTGCAGGGCATGGGTATCATCGGCGTTTGGATCGGATTTACCGCCGACGAGTGGCTGCGCGGACTCGTAAACACATGGCGCTGGAGAAGCAGAAAATGGCAGTCAAAACGCCTCGTGTAAAAACCGTTTACGTAAAATGCGGCGAATTTGGCATCACGCTAAATT
This genomic window contains:
- a CDS encoding MATE family efflux transporter, whose product is MNLSLKKLTIPIFLDMFLHFVTLIINTYMVTKVSVHLVGAMGAGNQIMDLFMTIFSFLSVGCSVVVAQALGARNHNLAKHVVHASITFNTIIGLGSAVFIYFFGFEILELLNVPEQLRAQSFGYLHMLGIALAFDGIGMVLAAVLRVYNFATAVMLVSLLMNVITLCGNAIALFGWLGLPNYGLYGVAVSTVVGRLVGIIVLFLILTRYAKVNIFFKRLFSLPFAILRKILSVGLPSAGENLLWMAQYMVAFGFVASMGEASLNVQTIYFQITLLILLCGASISVANEVIVGHLVGAMRFDEAYSRTFRALRIGFVATLAVVLAAYFGKFEIMERLNLTEELKAVMLPLFTLSIALETGRTFNIVIVNALRASGDAKFPLMTGAVFMWGVSLPLGYYLGIVQGMGIIGVWIGFTADEWLRGLVNTWRWRSRKWQSKRLV